Proteins encoded together in one Phycisphaerae bacterium window:
- a CDS encoding flavin reductase family protein, with translation MYLDLQAGQKPWRDVYKLCIGFINPRPIALVSTRAPTGELNLAPFSFYNMVSGNPPVVLFCPTFRRSGESKDTLQNIKATGQFVIATVSAALATPMTRCAAELPTGQSEFDFSGLTPVPATKVQPPLVKEAPVNIECSLRQIVTTGERPGGGNVVFGDILAIHLADEILDANGLVDPHKLSTVGRLGGSWYCNVTQPYELKIPEV, from the coding sequence ATGTACCTCGACCTGCAAGCCGGCCAGAAGCCGTGGCGTGACGTCTACAAGCTCTGCATCGGCTTCATCAACCCGCGCCCAATCGCCCTCGTCTCCACGCGCGCACCGACCGGCGAGCTCAATCTCGCGCCGTTCAGCTTCTACAACATGGTCTCCGGCAACCCGCCCGTGGTGCTCTTCTGCCCCACGTTTCGCCGCAGCGGCGAATCGAAGGACACGTTGCAAAACATCAAGGCTACCGGGCAATTCGTGATCGCCACGGTCTCGGCCGCGCTCGCGACGCCCATGACCCGTTGTGCGGCGGAGCTGCCGACCGGGCAGAGTGAGTTTGATTTCAGTGGTCTCACGCCGGTGCCCGCGACCAAGGTCCAGCCGCCGCTCGTGAAGGAGGCGCCGGTCAACATCGAATGCAGCCTGCGCCAGATCGTGACCACCGGCGAGCGTCCCGGCGGCGGCAACGTCGTTTTCGGCGACATTCTCGCCATTCACCTCGCGGACGAGATTCTCGATGCCAATGGCCTCGTCGACCCGCACAAGCTGTCGACGGTGGGCCGCCTTGGCGGATCGTGGTACTGCAACGTCACGCAACCCTATGAGTTGAAGATCCCCGAGGTGTAG
- the folK gene encoding 2-amino-4-hydroxy-6-hydroxymethyldihydropteridine diphosphokinase yields the protein MVAGGGVFIALGSNLGDRARHIHDALRELAAAGDIKVLACSSLHETEPVDGPPDAPPFLNAVAEIATGLEPRALLLRMLEIERRHGRERAPGRFSRPLDLDLLLYHDRCIDEHDLQVPHPRMWQRRFVTDPLSEISDLQRLAARHAPHDSPAEHPCHVPRPASRPEAVA from the coding sequence ATGGTAGCGGGTGGCGGCGTCTTCATCGCCCTGGGATCCAACCTCGGCGACCGCGCCCGGCACATTCACGACGCGCTCCGCGAACTCGCCGCCGCGGGCGACATCAAGGTGCTCGCCTGCTCGTCGCTGCACGAGACGGAACCGGTCGACGGGCCGCCCGACGCGCCGCCGTTCCTGAATGCCGTCGCCGAAATCGCGACCGGGCTCGAGCCGCGAGCCTTGTTGCTGCGTATGCTGGAAATCGAGCGTCGGCACGGCCGCGAACGCGCGCCCGGGCGCTTCTCACGTCCGCTCGACCTCGACTTGCTGCTGTATCACGACCGGTGCATCGACGAACACGACTTGCAGGTCCCGCACCCGCGCATGTGGCAGCGGCGTTTCGTCACCGACCCCCTGTCCGAGATCAGTGATCTGCAGCGCCTCGCCGCGCGTCATGCACCTCACGACTCCCCAGCGGAGCACCCCTGCCATGTACCTCGACCTGCAAGCCGGCCAGAAGCCGTGGCGTGA
- a CDS encoding LL-diaminopimelate aminotransferase, producing MPIRHSQRLQALPPYLFAEIDRKKRAARAAGRDIIDFGVGDPDLPTHAFIIDRMQQAIRKPANHVYPFGGGSAEFRRTIAAFFQKRYGVEIDPQRELVALIGSKEGIGHLPLAVVNPGDTVLVPSPGYPAYVAGTVFAGGVPHVLDLTESGGWLPDLDAIPAEIARQTVLMFLNYPNNPTGATARLDFFARAVAFARQHDILLAQDAAYNEMYLGDERPPSILQVPGAREIALEFHSASKTFNMTGWRIGFAVGNADAIAALSGIKSNFDTGVFAAIQEAACEAYANIDRPELHAMRALYRSRATLLCDGLRKLGFHATPPSATFYVWARVPIGLDSMTVCNRLLDEADVVGVPGGGLGPTGEGYVRFSLGVPAERITAALQRMEKLTW from the coding sequence ATGCCGATTCGACATAGCCAGCGCCTGCAAGCCCTGCCCCCCTACTTGTTTGCCGAGATCGACCGCAAAAAACGGGCCGCCCGCGCCGCCGGACGCGACATCATCGACTTCGGCGTGGGCGACCCGGACCTCCCCACGCACGCGTTCATCATCGACCGCATGCAGCAGGCCATCCGCAAACCCGCGAACCACGTGTACCCCTTCGGCGGCGGCTCCGCCGAATTCCGCCGCACGATCGCGGCGTTCTTCCAGAAGCGCTACGGCGTCGAGATCGACCCGCAGCGCGAACTGGTCGCCCTCATCGGCAGCAAGGAAGGCATCGGTCACCTGCCGCTCGCGGTCGTGAACCCCGGCGACACGGTGCTCGTCCCCTCGCCCGGGTACCCCGCCTACGTCGCCGGCACGGTCTTTGCGGGCGGCGTGCCGCATGTGCTCGATCTGACCGAGTCCGGCGGGTGGTTACCGGACCTCGACGCCATCCCGGCGGAGATCGCGCGCCAAACAGTCCTCATGTTCCTGAATTACCCGAATAACCCGACGGGCGCGACCGCCCGTCTCGACTTTTTCGCCCGCGCCGTCGCCTTCGCCCGCCAGCACGACATCCTGCTCGCGCAGGACGCGGCCTACAACGAGATGTACCTTGGCGACGAGCGGCCGCCGAGCATTCTGCAGGTGCCCGGCGCGCGGGAGATCGCGCTGGAGTTTCACTCGGCATCGAAGACATTCAACATGACCGGCTGGCGCATTGGCTTCGCCGTCGGCAACGCGGACGCAATCGCCGCGCTCAGCGGCATCAAGTCAAATTTCGACACCGGCGTGTTCGCGGCCATCCAGGAAGCGGCGTGCGAAGCGTACGCGAACATCGACCGGCCCGAGCTGCATGCGATGCGCGCCCTGTATCGCAGTCGCGCCACGCTGCTTTGCGATGGACTGCGCAAGCTGGGGTTCCACGCCACGCCGCCCAGCGCGACGTTCTACGTCTGGGCCCGCGTTCCCATCGGCCTCGACTCAATGACGGTCTGCAATCGACTTCTGGACGAGGCCGATGTCGTGGGTGTCCCCGGCGGCGGCCTGGGCCCAACCGGGGAGGGCTACGTGCGCTTCTCGCTGGGCGTCCCCGCCGAGCGGATCACGGCGGCGCTGCAGCGCATGGAGAAGCTGACATGGTAG